Proteins encoded together in one Chryseobacterium sp. G0201 window:
- a CDS encoding DUF4407 domain-containing protein, whose amino-acid sequence MKNNQQTINQVNHKINWFQKFLMVCSGGNIHILRKTPSEWNKFAGIGGIVLFTAVFATLSAGYAMFTVFDNIWASIGFGILWGLMIFNLDRYIVSSIKKTGTWWNQILMAIPRLILATFLGIIISKPLELKIFEKEVNKQLNTIIQRNKKQLQGEMNGRILQQSGPFETEKKQISEKVVQYQKSYDSAAVELEKEILGKQSGLTSGKEGFGPNAKRKQELKEQRRQDLENYQKQIAPRLDYLDKEISKVYTNLETERKSTETFEDKFNGFAARLQALDELGKNSAIIGLAAAFIMGLFICLEISPVLVKLISSVGPYDHLLEKTENDFRLYAKEKIEKGNALTDFRIEDFKDNLDK is encoded by the coding sequence ATGAAAAACAATCAACAAACTATAAATCAGGTGAATCATAAAATAAATTGGTTCCAGAAGTTTCTGATGGTTTGCTCCGGAGGAAACATCCATATTCTAAGAAAAACACCGAGTGAATGGAACAAGTTTGCGGGCATCGGAGGCATCGTTCTTTTCACTGCTGTTTTTGCTACACTTTCGGCAGGTTATGCCATGTTTACTGTCTTTGATAATATTTGGGCATCCATCGGTTTCGGAATTTTGTGGGGACTGATGATTTTTAACCTTGACCGTTATATTGTTTCATCAATTAAAAAAACGGGAACATGGTGGAATCAGATCTTAATGGCAATTCCACGTCTAATTTTAGCAACTTTTCTGGGAATTATTATTTCTAAACCTTTAGAACTTAAAATTTTTGAAAAAGAAGTTAATAAACAATTAAATACCATTATTCAGAGAAATAAAAAACAGCTTCAAGGAGAAATGAACGGAAGAATCCTTCAACAAAGCGGACCTTTTGAAACTGAAAAGAAACAAATCTCCGAAAAGGTGGTTCAATATCAAAAATCATATGATTCTGCTGCTGTAGAGCTCGAAAAAGAGATCCTAGGAAAGCAATCTGGCTTAACGAGCGGAAAAGAAGGTTTTGGCCCCAATGCGAAACGAAAACAAGAGCTTAAAGAACAACGCAGACAGGATTTGGAAAATTATCAAAAACAAATTGCTCCACGCCTCGATTATCTTGATAAAGAAATTTCAAAAGTATATACCAATCTTGAAACTGAAAGAAAATCTACAGAAACTTTTGAAGATAAATTCAACGGATTTGCCGCAAGATTGCAGGCTTTGGATGAATTAGGGAAAAATTCCGCCATTATTGGATTAGCTGCAGCTTTCATTATGGGACTTTTTATCTGTCTTGAGATTTCTCCCGTATTGGTAAAGCTGATCTCATCGGTTGGACCTTATGATCATCTTCTTGAAAAAACTGAAAATGATTTCCGACTTTATGCCAAAGAAAAAATTGAAAAAGGGAATGCACTCACCGATTTTAGAATCGAAGATTTTAAAGATAATCTAGATAAATAA
- a CDS encoding phage tail protein, giving the protein MKNFTLACALLISCAFTPTLKAQASEPFLGQIAFVPYNFVPKNWAACNGQLLPISQNQALFALLGTQYGGNGTTNFALPDMRGRMLVHEGQAPGGPTNYTMGQTGGSESVTLLVTQMPTHSHTVNAVTAEGNQNTPSNTLPADTKTLDKEYSDAAANTTMKSTMVNPSGGNQPHENRPPFLTLKCIISLQGVFPSQF; this is encoded by the coding sequence ATGAAAAACTTTACATTAGCATGTGCACTGCTTATCAGCTGTGCATTTACACCTACCTTAAAAGCTCAGGCATCAGAACCTTTTCTTGGGCAAATCGCTTTCGTTCCTTATAATTTTGTTCCTAAAAACTGGGCAGCCTGTAACGGACAATTATTACCAATTTCACAAAATCAGGCACTTTTTGCTCTTTTAGGTACTCAATACGGAGGAAATGGAACGACTAACTTTGCATTACCTGATATGAGAGGAAGAATGCTTGTTCACGAAGGGCAAGCTCCGGGAGGTCCTACTAATTATACAATGGGACAAACAGGAGGTTCAGAGTCTGTCACTTTATTAGTAACTCAGATGCCTACGCACTCACACACCGTGAATGCTGTAACAGCAGAAGGAAACCAAAATACACCGAGCAACACACTTCCTGCAGATACAAAAACATTAGACAAGGAATATTCTGATGCTGCTGCCAATACGACAATGAAAAGTACAATGGTGAATCCGTCAGGAGGAAATCAACCACACGAAAACAGACCTCCTTTTCTTACTTTGAAATGTATTATTTCATTACAAGGAGTTTTCCCATCACAATTTTAA
- a CDS encoding T9SS type A sorting domain-containing protein — translation MKALYLLCLALGSSAFAQTITFKGCYNLFDDQVFTFTKTGVDANGKGIYITTPIDGQPCGGLGTCEFKIQWNNTLTRWEFLADEGNGTFASPNLIYYNSTGNSAFTNPPANTIGTWVENTTITTGQCGGNLTSANSTMTGDVHTSTLGTSDVTKTKIQIFPNPVSEAISISGIEKAESIHIYNMAGQLVVSEAFSKKINVSQLTSGVYLLRINTRDSQIHEFKFVKK, via the coding sequence ATGAAAGCTTTATATTTATTATGTCTTGCACTCGGAAGCTCAGCTTTCGCGCAGACGATAACGTTTAAGGGCTGTTATAATTTATTTGACGACCAAGTTTTTACTTTTACTAAAACAGGTGTGGATGCAAACGGCAAGGGCATTTACATCACAACACCTATTGATGGGCAACCTTGTGGCGGTTTAGGAACTTGTGAATTTAAAATCCAATGGAACAATACTTTAACGAGATGGGAGTTTTTAGCAGATGAAGGAAACGGTACTTTTGCAAGCCCAAATCTAATTTACTATAACTCTACCGGAAACAGTGCATTTACAAATCCTCCGGCCAACACAATCGGTACGTGGGTTGAAAACACAACTATTACAACGGGACAATGCGGAGGAAACCTTACATCGGCTAACTCTACAATGACCGGAGATGTTCATACCTCAACATTAGGTACATCAGACGTTACAAAAACTAAAATCCAGATCTTCCCTAATCCAGTCTCGGAAGCCATCAGTATTTCAGGTATTGAAAAAGCAGAATCTATTCATATATACAACATGGCAGGGCAACTGGTAGTATCAGAAGCGTTCAGCAAAAAAATAAATGTATCACAATTAACTTCGGGAGTTTATTTACTAAGGATAAATACCAGAGATTCTCAAATTCATGAATTTAAGTTCGTGAAGAAATAA
- a CDS encoding GEVED domain-containing protein yields MKRIFLYGALVLSVSLTAQQRWCGFDQTLQEQDKANPGLRQTFDKIIQKIHTEKKNNSSSAFGKTVDGVYEIPVVVHLVHPSGATIGSTYNKTDAQIQAWLDRANQMYAGTYAWPAAGVPADFGQAQVFPIKLVLAKRDPNCNATTGIVRYDGGTLAGYNTSGMAYQTASGANRAAIKGLAPHWPEASYFNIYVISMFDADPTPNAGLMGFAAFPNNLDANYESFMKSGVVTNAHDTTFAHEFGHAMGLYHTFDGGTFDAVPGDADFCPPTTGVCADDDDQVCDTERAGSGYTLWPVPTNSQLNPCTGVNYQGVQYNMMNYSNSVAQKFTAGQGDRINDLFMLIRSSLTTSKGATALPATPVVTGTPVAASCMPPGVTTPGSYLVGPTSVKLGQIDNSSAGYWAGAPSYYVDYTTKACSMNAYTELLATQAQTIQVGFVNNDQSVRVWIDYNNNGTFEASELVATGDDVAVDANGQGLLSATFTAPASVVLNTPLRMRVIADAPNNPATMTACGQLAYGQAEDYTVKFVTTLGTADVKASDNDFVIYPNPSVAGDKVFIKAKNAKNLNVTISDMSGRLVATPSLTQESNGTFRVNHNLEKGVYMVQISNGKDTKTTKLIIK; encoded by the coding sequence ATGAAGAGAATTTTCCTTTATGGAGCGCTTGTGTTATCCGTTTCATTAACTGCACAACAAAGATGGTGTGGTTTTGATCAAACATTGCAAGAACAGGACAAAGCTAATCCTGGATTAAGACAGACTTTTGATAAAATTATTCAAAAGATTCACACTGAAAAGAAGAACAACTCTTCTTCAGCGTTTGGAAAGACAGTAGATGGTGTATATGAAATACCTGTAGTCGTTCATTTGGTTCACCCATCAGGTGCAACAATTGGAAGTACTTATAACAAAACAGATGCTCAAATTCAGGCTTGGCTTGATCGTGCTAACCAAATGTATGCAGGAACATACGCATGGCCGGCTGCAGGTGTACCTGCGGATTTTGGACAAGCTCAAGTATTTCCTATCAAGTTAGTATTGGCTAAGAGAGATCCTAACTGTAATGCAACAACAGGTATCGTGAGATACGACGGTGGAACATTGGCGGGATATAATACCTCTGGTATGGCTTATCAAACTGCTAGTGGAGCAAATAGAGCTGCTATCAAAGGGTTGGCTCCACACTGGCCGGAAGCATCTTATTTTAACATTTATGTAATCAGTATGTTTGATGCTGATCCTACACCTAATGCAGGTTTGATGGGGTTTGCAGCATTCCCGAACAACCTTGACGCAAACTACGAATCGTTCATGAAATCAGGCGTTGTTACAAATGCTCATGATACTACTTTTGCGCACGAATTCGGTCATGCGATGGGATTATATCATACTTTTGATGGAGGAACATTTGATGCTGTTCCGGGAGATGCAGATTTCTGTCCGCCAACTACAGGTGTTTGTGCGGATGATGATGATCAGGTTTGTGATACAGAAAGAGCAGGAAGCGGTTATACATTATGGCCGGTGCCTACAAACTCTCAGCTTAATCCTTGTACAGGTGTAAATTATCAAGGTGTACAATATAATATGATGAATTATTCTAATTCTGTTGCGCAGAAATTTACTGCAGGACAAGGAGATAGAATTAATGATTTATTCATGTTGATCAGAAGTAGTTTAACAACTTCTAAAGGAGCTACAGCTTTGCCTGCAACTCCGGTTGTTACTGGAACTCCGGTTGCAGCATCTTGTATGCCTCCGGGAGTTACTACTCCGGGAAGTTATTTGGTAGGACCAACATCTGTTAAACTTGGTCAGATTGATAATTCTTCAGCTGGTTATTGGGCTGGAGCGCCTTCTTATTATGTAGATTATACTACAAAAGCTTGTAGTATGAATGCTTATACAGAATTATTAGCTACTCAGGCTCAGACTATTCAGGTTGGATTTGTGAATAATGACCAGTCTGTTAGAGTTTGGATCGATTATAACAACAACGGAACATTTGAAGCGTCAGAATTGGTTGCTACAGGTGATGATGTTGCTGTAGATGCTAATGGACAAGGATTATTGAGTGCTACATTCACAGCTCCTGCTTCAGTGGTATTAAATACTCCTTTAAGAATGAGAGTTATTGCTGATGCTCCGAATAACCCTGCAACCATGACTGCATGTGGACAATTAGCTTACGGTCAGGCAGAAGATTATACAGTGAAATTTGTTACGACTTTAGGTACTGCTGATGTAAAAGCAAGTGATAATGATTTTGTAATTTATCCTAACCCAAGTGTTGCTGGAGATAAGGTATTTATTAAAGCTAAAAATGCTAAAAATCTTAACGTTACAATCTCTGATATGTCAGGAAGATTAGTAGCAACTCCATCTTTAACGCAAGAAAGTAACGGAACTTTCAGAGTAAATCATAACCTTGAAAAAGGAGTTTATATGGTTCAGATCTCTAACGGGAAAGATACTAAAACTACTAAATTGATTATTAAATAA
- a CDS encoding redoxin domain-containing protein: MILEKGKPAPDFELHATPDQKLKRSDFLGKNLILVFYPADWSPVCGDQVALYNEMLSIFHKYNADILGISVDSSWCHDAFMADRLIWRCMI, translated from the coding sequence ATGATATTAGAAAAAGGAAAACCGGCACCAGATTTTGAACTTCACGCAACTCCAGACCAAAAATTAAAGCGATCTGACTTTTTAGGTAAAAATTTAATCTTGGTATTTTATCCCGCAGACTGGAGCCCGGTTTGTGGAGATCAGGTGGCCTTATACAACGAAATGCTCAGTATCTTCCATAAATACAATGCAGATATTCTTGGAATTTCTGTGGATAGCTCTTGGTGTCATGATGCTTTTATGGCAGACCGATTAATATGGCGATGTATGATATGA